The Agromyces mangrovi genome contains a region encoding:
- a CDS encoding carbohydrate ABC transporter permease: MTTATPEPIPAVEVDVVSPDRREKVDKYGRPRRGRGSGNAGLGSRPGFLTYGLLAAFVIGGAYPLWWSYVVASGTNATRGETLPLIPGGNFLANAAQVLDAIPFWLALWNSIVISSTITISVVTFSTLAGYAFAKLRFRGRDGLMIFVIATMAIPTQLGIIPLFMVMRELGWTGEIGAVIVPTLVTAFGVFFMRQYLVDVIPDELIEAARVDGANQIRTFFHVALPAARPAMAILGLFTFMMAWTDYLWPLIVLSPTNPTLQTALSQLQSGYYIDYSIVLAGAVMATIPLLILFVVAGKQLISGIMAGAVKG; encoded by the coding sequence ATGACCACCGCAACCCCCGAGCCCATCCCCGCCGTCGAGGTGGACGTGGTCTCGCCCGACCGCCGGGAGAAGGTCGACAAGTACGGTCGCCCCCGCCGCGGCCGCGGCTCCGGCAACGCCGGCCTCGGCAGCCGGCCCGGCTTCCTCACCTACGGCCTGCTCGCCGCGTTCGTCATCGGCGGCGCCTACCCGCTGTGGTGGTCGTACGTCGTCGCGAGCGGCACCAACGCGACCCGCGGCGAGACCCTCCCGCTCATCCCGGGCGGCAACTTCCTCGCCAACGCGGCGCAGGTGCTCGACGCCATCCCGTTCTGGCTCGCGCTGTGGAACTCGATCGTCATCTCCTCGACCATCACCATCTCGGTCGTGACGTTCTCGACGCTCGCGGGCTACGCGTTCGCGAAGCTGCGCTTCCGCGGCCGCGACGGGCTCATGATCTTCGTGATCGCGACCATGGCGATCCCGACGCAGCTCGGCATCATCCCGCTGTTCATGGTCATGCGCGAGCTCGGCTGGACGGGCGAGATCGGCGCGGTCATCGTGCCGACCCTGGTCACCGCGTTCGGCGTGTTCTTCATGCGGCAGTACCTGGTCGACGTCATCCCCGACGAGCTCATCGAGGCGGCGCGGGTCGACGGGGCGAACCAGATCCGCACCTTCTTCCACGTGGCACTGCCCGCGGCCAGGCCGGCGATGGCGATCCTCGGCCTCTTCACGTTCATGATGGCGTGGACCGACTACCTGTGGCCGCTGATCGTGCTGAGCCCGACCAACCCGACCCTGCAGACGGCGCTCAGCCAGCTGCAGTCGGGCTACTACATCGACTACTCGATCGTGCTCGCGGGTGCCGTGATGGCGACCATCCCGCTGCTGATCCTCTTCGTGGTCGCGGGCAAGCAGCTCATCTCGGGCATCATGGCCGGGGCGGTGAAGGGCTGA
- a CDS encoding carbohydrate ABC transporter permease, producing the protein MTSTLTPPTGTGSDGDDGRPPRASRLTWRQRISIFDVKASPYAYVAPFFLLFGLVGLFPLAYTFWVSLFDWDLLKGQGDFVGMENFWAILNDRFFWNSIRNTISIFLLSAIPQLAMALLLAYLLDQGLRAKTFWRMSILLPYVVTPVAVAIIFSSVFNEADGLVNNLLNLVGIPDQQWKHDTFLSHIAIASMVNWRWTGYNTLILLAAMQAVPRDLYESAAIDGAGAARRFFSVTIPSIRPTLIFVVITATIGGLQIFTEPRLFDVSNAGGIGGADRQFQTTVLFMWELAFFRRDFGEASAVAWLLFLLIVAFGLVNFLLSRRVATGDARGGRRAARRAARKGADA; encoded by the coding sequence ATGACCTCCACCCTCACGCCGCCGACCGGCACCGGCTCCGACGGCGACGACGGCCGGCCGCCCCGGGCGAGCCGCCTCACCTGGCGCCAGCGCATCAGCATCTTCGACGTCAAGGCGAGCCCCTACGCCTACGTCGCCCCGTTCTTCCTCCTCTTCGGCCTCGTCGGCCTGTTCCCCCTCGCCTACACGTTCTGGGTCTCGCTGTTCGACTGGGACCTGCTGAAGGGCCAGGGCGACTTCGTCGGCATGGAGAACTTCTGGGCGATCCTGAACGACCGGTTCTTCTGGAACTCGATCCGCAACACGATCAGCATCTTCCTGCTGAGCGCGATCCCGCAGCTGGCGATGGCGCTGCTGCTCGCCTACCTGCTCGACCAGGGGCTGCGCGCGAAGACCTTCTGGCGCATGAGCATCCTGCTCCCCTACGTCGTCACGCCGGTCGCCGTCGCGATCATCTTCTCGAGCGTGTTCAACGAGGCCGACGGCCTGGTGAACAACCTGCTGAACCTCGTCGGCATCCCCGACCAGCAGTGGAAGCACGACACGTTCCTCAGCCACATCGCCATCGCGTCGATGGTCAACTGGCGCTGGACCGGGTACAACACGCTCATCCTGCTCGCCGCGATGCAGGCCGTGCCGCGCGACCTGTACGAGTCGGCGGCGATCGACGGGGCAGGTGCGGCGCGCCGCTTCTTCTCGGTCACCATCCCGAGCATCCGCCCCACCCTCATCTTCGTCGTGATCACGGCCACCATCGGCGGCCTGCAGATCTTCACCGAGCCGCGCCTGTTCGACGTGTCGAACGCCGGCGGCATCGGCGGCGCCGATCGGCAGTTCCAGACCACCGTGCTGTTCATGTGGGAGCTCGCGTTCTTCCGACGCGACTTCGGCGAGGCATCCGCCGTGGCCTGGCTGCTGTTCCTGCTCATCGTGGCCTTCGGCCTCGTCAACTTCCTCCTCTCGCGCAGGGTCGCCACCGGCGATGCGCGAGGAGGGCGGCGCGCCGCGCGCCGCGCGGCCCGGAAGGGAGCCGACGCATGA
- a CDS encoding ABC transporter substrate-binding protein: MKLSRHTKVAAALAGAASVALLASACSSDGGGTDEAASDEPITLTITTFGTFGYDDLYEQYMEENPNITIEATNIDTGGNARTDAFTKIAAGSGLSDIVAIEEGWLGSIMEVSDTFVDLRDFGIEDRSGDWVDWKYAQATDADGRVIGYGTDIGPEGLCYNGALFEEAGLPSDRAEVAELIDGDWEHFFDVGRDYQEATGKAWYDHSGFVWNAMVNQLDEGYYTADGELNVEGNAELQERFELLGSATEDGLSAAQAAWDWNGGKSFVDGTFATFVCPGWMLGVVQGNTEAGGGDATTGWDFADVFPGGAANWGGAFLAVPETSEHQAAAAALADWLTQPEQQVAQFEAAGTFPSTVAAQDELASNPTPNEFFNDAPVGEILAGRSVGVVAQFKGPDDSVIQENVFGPPLQKLDRGEVSTQEAWDEAIVLLNELVG, encoded by the coding sequence GTGAAGCTCTCACGCCACACGAAGGTCGCGGCGGCACTCGCCGGCGCGGCATCCGTCGCCCTCCTCGCCAGTGCCTGTTCCTCCGACGGAGGCGGCACCGACGAGGCTGCGAGCGACGAGCCCATCACGCTGACGATCACCACGTTCGGCACGTTCGGCTACGACGACCTCTACGAGCAGTACATGGAGGAGAACCCGAACATCACGATCGAGGCGACCAACATCGACACCGGCGGCAACGCCCGCACCGACGCGTTCACCAAGATCGCCGCCGGTTCGGGCCTGTCGGACATCGTCGCGATCGAGGAGGGCTGGCTCGGCTCGATCATGGAGGTCTCCGACACCTTCGTCGACCTGCGCGACTTCGGCATCGAGGACCGCTCGGGCGACTGGGTCGACTGGAAGTACGCCCAGGCCACCGACGCCGACGGCCGCGTCATCGGCTACGGCACCGACATCGGCCCCGAGGGCCTCTGCTACAACGGCGCCCTGTTCGAGGAGGCCGGCCTGCCGAGCGACCGCGCCGAGGTGGCCGAGCTCATCGACGGCGACTGGGAGCACTTCTTCGACGTCGGCCGCGACTACCAGGAGGCCACCGGCAAGGCCTGGTACGACCACTCCGGCTTCGTCTGGAACGCCATGGTGAACCAGCTCGACGAGGGCTACTACACCGCCGACGGCGAGCTGAACGTCGAGGGCAACGCCGAGCTGCAGGAGCGCTTCGAGCTGCTCGGCTCCGCGACCGAGGACGGCCTGTCGGCCGCCCAGGCGGCCTGGGACTGGAACGGCGGCAAGTCGTTCGTCGACGGCACCTTCGCCACGTTCGTCTGCCCGGGCTGGATGCTCGGCGTCGTGCAGGGCAACACCGAGGCCGGCGGCGGCGACGCCACCACCGGCTGGGACTTCGCCGACGTCTTCCCCGGCGGCGCGGCGAACTGGGGCGGCGCGTTCCTCGCCGTTCCCGAGACCAGCGAGCACCAGGCCGCTGCCGCGGCGCTGGCCGACTGGCTGACCCAGCCCGAGCAGCAGGTCGCGCAGTTCGAGGCGGCCGGCACGTTCCCGAGCACCGTCGCCGCACAGGACGAGCTCGCGTCGAACCCGACGCCGAACGAGTTCTTCAACGACGCCCCGGTCGGCGAGATCCTCGCGGGTCGCTCGGTCGGCGTGGTCGCGCAGTTCAAGGGTCCGGACGACTCCGTCATCCAGGAGAACGTCTTCGGACCGCCGCTGCAGAAGCTCGACCGCGGTGAGGTCTCCACGCAGGAGGCCTGGGACGAGGCGATCGTGCTGCTGAACGAGCTGGTCGGCTAG
- a CDS encoding M15 family metallopeptidase, translating into MAAATRSRASRQGRRTTTIVVSIVVAVVAALGAGALFGAFGGALGTSAEPTPTPTQAPRPEPAATPTAEAVDTFDRQANSLDDPNSIWVVVNKLNPLEPANFVPADLVQVPVAHTWVPEMRQEASDAIVAMFTAATDEAGLALASNSAYRSYDAQVAIYTGNDLLTARPGYSEHQTGLTMDIGAASGVCSLDVCLADTPEGIWLRDNAWRFGFILRYPADKTEVTGYQFEPWHFRYVGTDLSTEMQETGVTTLEEFFGLPPAPEYPADQG; encoded by the coding sequence ATGGCCGCCGCTACCCGATCCCGGGCCTCGCGCCAGGGGCGCCGCACCACCACGATCGTCGTCTCCATCGTCGTGGCCGTCGTCGCCGCGCTCGGCGCGGGCGCGCTGTTCGGCGCATTCGGTGGGGCGCTCGGCACCTCCGCCGAGCCGACGCCGACCCCCACACAGGCGCCCCGACCCGAGCCCGCCGCAACGCCCACGGCCGAGGCCGTCGACACGTTCGATCGCCAGGCCAACTCGCTCGACGACCCGAACAGCATCTGGGTCGTGGTCAACAAGCTCAACCCGCTCGAGCCGGCGAACTTCGTGCCCGCCGACCTGGTGCAGGTGCCGGTCGCCCACACCTGGGTGCCCGAGATGCGACAGGAGGCATCCGATGCCATCGTCGCGATGTTCACCGCCGCCACCGACGAGGCCGGCCTCGCGCTCGCCTCGAACTCCGCGTACCGCAGCTACGACGCGCAGGTCGCGATCTACACCGGCAACGACCTGCTCACCGCGCGGCCGGGCTACAGCGAGCACCAGACCGGCCTCACCATGGACATCGGCGCCGCATCGGGCGTGTGCTCGCTCGACGTGTGCCTCGCCGACACCCCCGAGGGCATCTGGCTGCGCGACAACGCCTGGCGGTTCGGCTTCATCCTGCGCTACCCGGCCGACAAGACCGAGGTGACCGGCTACCAGTTCGAGCCGTGGCACTTCCGCTACGTCGGCACCGACCTCTCGACCGAGATGCAGGAGACGGGCGTCACGACGCTCGAGGAGTTCTTCGGGCTCCCGCCCGCCCCGGAATACCCGGCCGATCAGGGGTAG
- a CDS encoding MFS transporter, whose translation MSDGMHRDRRTDSRLAMGVLITSQLLAGLGVATGIAVGGILVEDLTGAVALAGLAQTAVVLGAGLLAVPMARLAVARGRHVALGAGYVAAAVGAALIVLAAVTGATWVLLPGFAGIGAATAAGLQARFAAPEVVRPEFQARAMSIVLWATTIGAVAGPNLSEWGDAVGRGVGLPAFVGPFAFSFVVFALSAVIVAALLRTPPAGTLQGEEPEAGAAADDAPAPTAFRALRTAVREPTALLAILAIVCAHTVMVGVMVMTPVHLHVHGLGISLIGLVVSIHILGMYGASPLMGWLVDRIGSVRVIGISVVVLAVAVTVGGVWGSGFIGASLALGLLGLGWSAGLIGGSALLTHAVDRRLRVPLQGATDAAMNLAAAASAAFSGLILSAGGYGAVNAVAAVILLPVVVAAIRVVVRKSPVSS comes from the coding sequence ATGTCCGACGGGATGCACCGCGACCGACGCACCGACTCGCGTCTGGCGATGGGCGTGCTCATCACGAGCCAGTTGCTCGCCGGACTCGGCGTGGCGACGGGCATCGCCGTCGGCGGCATCCTCGTCGAGGACCTCACCGGCGCCGTCGCGCTCGCGGGCCTCGCGCAGACCGCGGTCGTGCTCGGCGCGGGCCTGCTCGCGGTGCCGATGGCCCGCCTCGCCGTTGCTCGCGGGCGACACGTCGCGCTCGGCGCCGGCTACGTGGCCGCGGCCGTCGGCGCTGCGCTCATCGTGCTCGCGGCCGTCACCGGGGCCACGTGGGTGCTGTTGCCCGGATTCGCGGGCATCGGCGCGGCCACGGCGGCCGGCCTCCAGGCGCGGTTCGCGGCCCCAGAGGTCGTGCGTCCCGAGTTCCAGGCGCGCGCGATGTCGATCGTGCTGTGGGCCACCACGATCGGCGCGGTCGCCGGGCCGAACCTGTCCGAGTGGGGCGATGCGGTCGGCCGGGGCGTCGGCCTGCCCGCGTTCGTCGGCCCGTTCGCGTTCTCGTTCGTGGTGTTCGCGCTGAGCGCGGTGATCGTCGCCGCCCTGCTGCGTACGCCGCCAGCCGGCACCCTGCAGGGCGAGGAGCCCGAGGCGGGAGCCGCCGCCGACGACGCCCCCGCGCCGACCGCGTTCCGCGCCCTCCGCACGGCCGTGCGCGAGCCCACCGCGCTGCTCGCGATCCTCGCGATCGTGTGCGCGCACACCGTCATGGTCGGCGTGATGGTCATGACCCCCGTGCACCTGCACGTGCACGGCCTCGGCATCTCGCTCATCGGCCTGGTCGTCTCGATCCACATCCTCGGCATGTACGGCGCGAGCCCGCTCATGGGCTGGCTGGTCGACCGCATCGGCTCGGTGCGCGTCATCGGAATCAGCGTCGTCGTGCTGGCCGTCGCCGTCACGGTCGGCGGTGTCTGGGGCAGCGGATTCATCGGTGCATCCCTCGCCCTCGGCCTGCTGGGACTCGGCTGGTCGGCGGGCCTCATCGGCGGCTCGGCACTGCTCACCCACGCGGTCGACCGGCGCCTGCGCGTACCCCTCCAGGGGGCGACGGATGCGGCTATGAACCTCGCCGCGGCCGCCTCGGCGGCGTTCTCCGGGCTGATTCTCAGCGCCGGTGGGTACGGCGCCGTGAATGCCGTCGCCGCGGTCATCCTGCTGCCGGTCGTGGTCGCCGCGATCCGCGTCGTGGTGCGGAAGTCGCCGGTCAGCAGCTGA
- a CDS encoding amidase domain-containing protein — MQNTSFHRARARVAALPATTMRRVVLSTAAFGAVAACALGAVVTNAWAEPKSLTAAAQASLENAALVASVTPAPAEPVVFAGASIDEIPVTGGTEVSVEGTDLTMVAAVAVDGDEVAITEHADDAISFEVPASDAGRTGDVDVTFLDEDGDEVSVVDPAAVVDNSASVAGTELVQELTANGVLAPVADEAESDATEATASAAGESEASDALVLTYVADPAIEKQMRYVMKYWKSYNSAKYIVIPGADCANFTSQSLAARGWKFTSDWYYTAAGYSPSWISSTAMRDYLATQTNRATNLGTDRSQVKVGDVAQFDWDDSGDRDHTTIVSRVEHTDSGTKVWVAGHTKDSDYWNVDEAIASGGSVYFWSIH, encoded by the coding sequence GTGCAGAACACCTCCTTCCACCGTGCCCGCGCACGGGTGGCCGCGCTGCCCGCGACCACCATGCGCCGTGTCGTCCTCTCCACCGCCGCCTTCGGCGCCGTCGCCGCGTGCGCCCTCGGCGCCGTCGTGACGAACGCTTGGGCGGAGCCCAAGTCGCTGACCGCTGCCGCGCAGGCCTCGCTCGAGAACGCCGCGCTCGTCGCATCCGTCACCCCCGCGCCCGCCGAACCCGTCGTGTTCGCCGGTGCGTCGATCGACGAGATCCCCGTCACCGGCGGCACCGAGGTGTCGGTCGAGGGCACCGACCTCACGATGGTCGCCGCGGTCGCCGTCGACGGCGACGAGGTCGCGATCACCGAGCACGCCGACGATGCCATCTCGTTCGAGGTGCCCGCGTCCGACGCCGGCCGCACCGGCGACGTCGACGTCACGTTCCTCGACGAGGACGGCGACGAGGTCTCAGTGGTCGACCCCGCCGCCGTCGTGGACAACTCGGCGTCGGTCGCCGGCACCGAGCTGGTGCAGGAGCTGACCGCCAACGGCGTGCTCGCTCCCGTCGCCGACGAGGCCGAGTCCGATGCCACCGAGGCGACCGCCTCCGCCGCCGGCGAGTCCGAGGCATCCGACGCCCTCGTGCTCACCTACGTGGCCGACCCGGCCATCGAGAAGCAGATGCGCTACGTCATGAAGTACTGGAAGTCGTACAACAGCGCGAAGTACATCGTGATCCCGGGCGCCGACTGCGCGAACTTCACCAGCCAGTCGCTCGCTGCCCGTGGCTGGAAGTTCACGTCCGACTGGTACTACACCGCCGCCGGCTACTCCCCGAGCTGGATCAGCTCGACCGCGATGCGCGACTACCTCGCGACGCAGACCAACCGCGCGACGAACCTCGGCACCGACCGCTCGCAGGTGAAGGTCGGCGACGTCGCCCAGTTCGACTGGGACGACTCGGGCGACCGCGACCACACCACGATCGTCAGCCGCGTCGAGCACACCGACTCCGGCACCAAGGTCTGGGTCGCCGGCCACACCAAGGACTCCGACTACTGGAACGTCGACGAGGCGATCGCCTCCGGCGGCTCCGTCTACTTCTGGAGCATCCACTAG
- the treZ gene encoding malto-oligosyltrehalose trehalohydrolase: MTEFRVWAPTPERVTLVTGDERVPMTGGADGWWSAEASAAPGTDYGFLLGDGDTPRPDPRSRRQPDGVHGLSRVFDPGAHHWGDGDWHGRPLAGGVIYELHIGTFTPEGTLDSAIERLDHLVDLGIDFVEVLPVNAFNGTHNWGYDGVAWFAVQETYGGPAAYQRFVDACHRRGLAVIQDVVYNHLGPSGNYLPEFGPYLHQASANTWGLSVNLDGPDSDEVRRYILDNVQMWFRDYHVDGLRLDAVHALLDHRATHLLEEMAIETDAASATLGRPLTLIAESDLNDPRMIRPRAAHGLGMTAQWSDDFHHALHVNLTGETVGYYADFDSVGALAKVLERGFFHDGTFSSFRGRTHGRPIDRERTPTSALVVFAQDHDQIGNRATGDRLTATLDEGRLRLAALLMLTAPNTPMLFMGEEWAASTPWQFFTSHPEPELGRATAEGRIAEFARMGWDPSVVPDPQDPETFTRSKLDWSEPYGDRDDGGDLHARTHALTRELIALRRARPELTDPRFGTVRVEYSENDRWIVLHRGALAVAANLGDAPVTVPVSGHVLLATDAGASVSPSGLVLPAASGAVLASV, translated from the coding sequence ATGACCGAGTTCCGCGTGTGGGCGCCGACGCCCGAGCGGGTCACCCTGGTGACCGGCGACGAGCGCGTGCCGATGACCGGCGGAGCTGACGGGTGGTGGTCGGCCGAGGCATCCGCCGCCCCCGGCACCGACTACGGGTTCCTGCTGGGCGACGGCGACACCCCGCGGCCCGACCCGCGCTCGCGCCGGCAGCCCGACGGCGTGCACGGGCTCAGCCGCGTGTTCGACCCGGGCGCGCACCACTGGGGCGACGGCGACTGGCACGGCCGGCCGCTCGCGGGCGGGGTGATCTACGAGCTGCACATCGGGACGTTCACGCCAGAGGGCACGCTCGATTCGGCGATCGAGCGGCTCGACCACCTCGTCGACCTCGGCATCGACTTCGTCGAGGTGCTGCCGGTCAACGCGTTCAACGGTACGCACAACTGGGGCTACGACGGCGTGGCCTGGTTCGCGGTGCAGGAGACGTACGGCGGGCCGGCCGCGTACCAGCGCTTCGTCGACGCGTGCCACCGGCGCGGCCTCGCGGTGATCCAGGACGTGGTCTACAACCACCTCGGCCCGAGCGGCAACTACCTGCCCGAGTTCGGGCCGTACCTGCACCAGGCGTCGGCGAACACGTGGGGGCTGTCGGTCAACCTCGACGGGCCCGACTCCGACGAGGTGCGCCGGTACATCCTCGACAACGTGCAGATGTGGTTCCGCGACTACCACGTCGACGGGCTGCGGCTCGACGCCGTGCACGCGCTCCTCGACCACCGCGCGACGCACCTGCTCGAGGAGATGGCGATCGAGACGGATGCCGCCTCGGCGACGCTCGGACGCCCGCTCACGCTCATCGCGGAGAGCGACCTCAACGACCCCCGCATGATCCGCCCGCGCGCCGCGCACGGGCTCGGCATGACCGCGCAGTGGAGCGACGACTTCCACCACGCGCTGCACGTGAACCTCACCGGCGAGACCGTCGGCTACTACGCCGACTTCGACTCGGTGGGGGCGCTGGCGAAGGTGCTCGAGCGCGGGTTCTTCCACGACGGCACGTTCTCGAGCTTCCGCGGGCGCACGCACGGCCGGCCGATCGACCGCGAGCGCACGCCGACGTCGGCGCTCGTCGTGTTCGCGCAGGACCACGATCAGATCGGCAACCGCGCCACCGGCGACCGCCTCACGGCGACGCTCGACGAGGGCCGGCTGCGGCTCGCGGCACTGCTCATGCTCACCGCGCCGAACACTCCGATGCTCTTCATGGGCGAGGAGTGGGCGGCGTCGACGCCGTGGCAGTTCTTCACGTCGCATCCGGAGCCGGAGCTCGGCCGCGCGACCGCGGAAGGCCGCATTGCCGAGTTCGCGCGCATGGGATGGGACCCGTCGGTCGTGCCCGACCCGCAGGACCCCGAGACGTTCACGCGCTCGAAGCTCGACTGGTCGGAGCCGTACGGCGATCGCGACGACGGCGGGGACCTGCACGCCCGCACGCACGCGCTCACCCGCGAGCTCATCGCGCTGCGCCGGGCGCGGCCCGAGCTCACCGATCCGCGCTTCGGCACCGTGCGCGTCGAGTACTCGGAGAATGACCGCTGGATCGTGCTGCACCGCGGCGCGCTCGCCGTCGCCGCGAACCTCGGTGACGCTCCGGTCACCGTGCCGGTCTCGGGCCACGTGCTCCTAGCGACGGATGCCGGTGCGTCGGTATCGCCCTCGGGCCTGGTGCTGCCCGCGGCATCCGGTGCCGTGCTCGCCTCGGTCTGA
- a CDS encoding malto-oligosyltrehalose synthase, with protein sequence MRRPVSTYRLQVRAGFDLDRVAEIADYVHALGADWLYLSPLLESEAGSDHGYDVVDHSRVDPARGGAEGLARAVAAARAHDLGVLVDTVPNHVGVATPAAMRWWWDVLEHGRSSRFAEAFDIDWEFGGGRLRLPVLGSAGDVASLRLVEADAPGPAHDDADEPRFELHYWDHRFPVASGTAVAGDDPVAVHDRQHYELIDWRRADFDLNYRRFFAVNTLAAIRVEVPWVFDESHAEIVRWLREGLADGLRVDHPDGLRDPGGYLDRLAAATGPAYVLVEKILEGDEPLPPHWEADGTSGYDALDDIDRVFVDPAGEAALDALDTELRGGTPAPAWPDLIHGTKRAIADGILRSEVLRLTRELVAPGRSPADRVRRTLQSPADSRTLRTPTHDAVTDGVRKVSERSDDSRSLRTRSTEVVADAVAEVLSCFPVYRSYLPYGREHLEHAVREARSRRPELAGTIDAVAAVLGDPEHPAAVRFQQTSGMVMAKGVEDTAFYRATRLGTLTEVGADPSEFAIDVPTLHERFARRQAEWPHSMTTLSTHDTKRGEDVRARLSVLAEVPEWWAAALGELRAIAPTGDGPFDALLWQAIVGSWPASRERLHAYAEKASREASVSTTWTAPDEAFEQRMHRAVDAAFDDPRAREIVEGLVAELSAPGWSNSLSAKLVQLAGPGVPDVYQGSELWETSLVDPDNRRPVDFGERRRLLAEIDAGALPPVDETGAAKLLATSRVLRLRRDRPELFTRYTPMAVTGPAAAHAIAFDRGGALAVATRLPVGLAARGDDPWAGTVLLRHSGPTVDVLTGRRFEGGAVPLGELLATYPVALLGPA encoded by the coding sequence ATGCGCCGACCGGTCTCGACCTACCGCCTGCAGGTACGCGCGGGCTTCGACCTCGACCGGGTCGCCGAGATCGCCGACTACGTGCACGCGCTCGGCGCCGACTGGCTCTATCTCTCCCCGCTGCTGGAGTCGGAGGCGGGCAGCGACCACGGCTACGACGTGGTCGACCACTCGCGCGTCGACCCGGCGCGCGGCGGCGCCGAGGGGCTCGCGCGAGCGGTCGCGGCCGCGCGCGCGCACGACCTCGGCGTGCTCGTCGACACCGTGCCGAACCACGTCGGCGTGGCGACGCCCGCCGCGATGCGCTGGTGGTGGGACGTGCTCGAGCACGGGCGCTCGTCGCGCTTCGCCGAGGCGTTCGACATCGACTGGGAGTTCGGCGGCGGGCGGCTGCGGCTGCCCGTGCTCGGTTCAGCGGGGGACGTGGCGTCGCTGCGGCTGGTCGAGGCGGATGCCCCGGGCCCGGCGCACGACGACGCGGACGAGCCGCGGTTCGAGCTGCACTACTGGGACCACCGGTTCCCCGTGGCATCCGGAACCGCCGTCGCAGGCGACGACCCGGTCGCCGTCCACGACCGGCAGCACTACGAGCTGATCGACTGGCGGCGCGCCGACTTCGACCTCAACTACCGGCGGTTCTTCGCGGTGAACACGTTGGCGGCGATCCGCGTCGAGGTCCCCTGGGTGTTCGACGAGTCGCACGCCGAGATCGTGCGCTGGCTGCGCGAGGGGCTCGCCGACGGGCTGCGCGTCGACCACCCCGACGGGCTGCGCGACCCGGGCGGCTACCTCGACCGCCTCGCCGCGGCGACGGGGCCCGCGTACGTGCTGGTCGAGAAGATCCTCGAGGGCGACGAGCCGCTGCCGCCGCACTGGGAGGCCGACGGCACGAGCGGCTACGACGCGCTCGACGACATCGACCGCGTCTTCGTCGACCCCGCCGGCGAGGCGGCGCTCGACGCGCTCGACACCGAACTGCGCGGCGGCACGCCCGCGCCCGCTTGGCCCGACCTCATCCACGGCACGAAGCGTGCGATCGCCGACGGCATCCTCCGCTCCGAGGTGCTGCGCCTCACGCGCGAGCTCGTCGCGCCCGGCCGCTCCCCCGCTGACAGAGTGCGCAGAACGCTGCAATCGCCCGCGGATTCCCGCACTTTGCGTACTCCGACGCACGACGCCGTGACCGACGGAGTACGCAAAGTGTCAGAACGCAGCGACGATTCGCGCAGTTTGCGTACTCGGTCGACTGAGGTGGTCGCGGATGCGGTCGCGGAGGTACTGAGCTGCTTCCCGGTGTACCGGTCGTATCTGCCGTACGGGCGGGAACACCTGGAGCACGCGGTGCGCGAGGCGCGCTCGCGCCGGCCGGAGCTGGCGGGCACGATCGACGCGGTCGCGGCGGTACTGGGCGACCCGGAGCATCCGGCTGCCGTGCGCTTCCAGCAGACGAGCGGCATGGTCATGGCCAAGGGCGTCGAGGACACGGCGTTCTACCGGGCGACCCGGCTCGGCACGCTGACCGAGGTGGGCGCCGACCCGTCGGAGTTCGCGATCGACGTGCCGACGCTGCACGAGCGGTTCGCCCGGCGGCAGGCCGAGTGGCCGCACTCGATGACGACGCTCTCGACGCACGACACGAAGCGCGGCGAGGACGTGCGGGCGCGCCTCTCGGTGCTCGCCGAGGTGCCCGAGTGGTGGGCGGCGGCGCTCGGCGAACTGCGCGCGATCGCGCCCACGGGCGACGGGCCGTTCGACGCGCTGCTCTGGCAGGCGATCGTCGGGTCGTGGCCCGCGTCGCGCGAGCGGCTGCACGCCTACGCCGAGAAGGCGTCGCGCGAGGCATCCGTCTCGACCACCTGGACCGCACCCGACGAGGCCTTCGAGCAGCGGATGCACCGTGCCGTCGACGCCGCCTTCGACGACCCGCGCGCCCGCGAGATCGTCGAGGGGCTCGTCGCGGAGCTCTCGGCGCCGGGCTGGTCGAACTCGCTGTCGGCGAAGCTCGTGCAGCTCGCCGGTCCGGGCGTGCCCGACGTGTACCAGGGCAGCGAGCTGTGGGAGACGAGCCTCGTCGACCCCGACAACCGGCGGCCCGTGGACTTCGGCGAGCGCCGGCGCCTGCTCGCCGAGATCGACGCGGGCGCGCTGCCACCGGTCGACGAGACCGGCGCGGCGAAGCTGCTCGCGACCTCGCGGGTACTGCGGCTGCGGCGCGACCGTCCGGAGCTGTTCACGCGGTACACGCCGATGGCCGTGACCGGACCCGCGGCCGCCCACGCGATCGCGTTCGACCGCGGCGGGGCGCTCGCGGTGGCGACGCGCCTGCCGGTCGGGCTCGCCGCCCGCGGCGACGACCCGTGGGCGGGCACGGTGCTGCTGCGGCACTCGGGGCCGACGGTCGACGTGCTGACCGGGCGCCGGTTCGAGGGCGGCGCGGTGCCGCTGGGCGAGCTGCTCGCGACGTACCCGGTGGCGCTGCTGGGGCCGGCGTGA